One region of Glycine max cultivar Williams 82 chromosome 9, Glycine_max_v4.0, whole genome shotgun sequence genomic DNA includes:
- the LOC100500457 gene encoding remorin family protein — MTEEQTKTVESESVTPPPAAAAPSQVPPAAEAEHVPEAPKDVTEEKSVIPVPSSDDKPDESKALVLVEKTQEVAEVKPTEGSINRDAVLARVATEKRLSLIKAWEESEKSKAENKAHKKLSSVSAWENSKKAAVEADLKKIEEELEKKKAEAAEKIKNKIATIHKEAEERRAIIEAKKGEDLLKAEEQAAKYRATGTAPKKLLGCF, encoded by the exons atgacagaAGAACAAACCAAAACGGTTGAGTCAGAATCAGTAACACCACCACCTGCTGCTGCTGCTCCTTCACAGGTTCCTCCTGCTGCTGAGGCTGAACATGTTCCTGAGGCTCCAAAGGATGTGACTGAGGAGAAATCTGTAATTCCAGTGCCTTCTTCTGATGACAAGCCTGATGAATCCAAGGCTCTTGTCTTGGTTGAGA AGACTCAAGAAGTTGCTGAAGTGAAACCAACTGAGGGCTCTATCAACCGAG ATGCGGTGCTTGCAAGAGTTGCAACTGAGAAGAGGTTGTCATTAATCAAAGCATGGGAAGAaagtgaaaaatcaaaagctGAAAACAA GGCTCACAAAAAGCTTTCATCAGTTTCTGCATGGGAAAACAGTAAGAAAGCTGCAGTGGAGGCGGACCTGAAAAAGATTGAA GAAGAACTGGAGAAGAAAAAGGCAGAAGCtgcagagaaaataaaaaacaaaattgctaCAATCCACAAGGAAGCTGAAGAAAGAAGAGCAATAATTGAGGCAAAGAAAGGGGAAGATCTTCTTAAGGCAGAGGAGCAAGCTGCAAAGTATAGAGCAACTGGAACAGCTCCAAAGAAACTCCTTGGTTGTTTCTAA
- the LOC100500457 gene encoding remorin family protein isoform X1, with translation MTEEQTKTVESESVTPPPAAAAPSQVPPAAEAEHVPEAPKDVTEEKSVIPVPSSDDKPDESKALVLVEKTQEVAEVKPTEGSINRGISFVYIMTSIFPFYVPFCILTLKFLPRLSSDAVLARVATEKRLSLIKAWEESEKSKAENKAHKKLSSVSAWENSKKAAVEADLKKIEEELEKKKAEAAEKIKNKIATIHKEAEERRAIIEAKKGEDLLKAEEQAAKYRATGTAPKKLLGCF, from the exons atgacagaAGAACAAACCAAAACGGTTGAGTCAGAATCAGTAACACCACCACCTGCTGCTGCTGCTCCTTCACAGGTTCCTCCTGCTGCTGAGGCTGAACATGTTCCTGAGGCTCCAAAGGATGTGACTGAGGAGAAATCTGTAATTCCAGTGCCTTCTTCTGATGACAAGCCTGATGAATCCAAGGCTCTTGTCTTGGTTGAGA AGACTCAAGAAGTTGCTGAAGTGAAACCAACTGAGGGCTCTATCAACCGAGGTATATCATTTGTCTACATTATGACATCTATATTCCCTTTTTATGTACCCTTTTGTATCCTGACATTAAAATTTTTGCCTCGTTTGTCTTCAGATGCGGTGCTTGCAAGAGTTGCAACTGAGAAGAGGTTGTCATTAATCAAAGCATGGGAAGAaagtgaaaaatcaaaagctGAAAACAA GGCTCACAAAAAGCTTTCATCAGTTTCTGCATGGGAAAACAGTAAGAAAGCTGCAGTGGAGGCGGACCTGAAAAAGATTGAA GAAGAACTGGAGAAGAAAAAGGCAGAAGCtgcagagaaaataaaaaacaaaattgctaCAATCCACAAGGAAGCTGAAGAAAGAAGAGCAATAATTGAGGCAAAGAAAGGGGAAGATCTTCTTAAGGCAGAGGAGCAAGCTGCAAAGTATAGAGCAACTGGAACAGCTCCAAAGAAACTCCTTGGTTGTTTCTAA
- the LOC100795780 gene encoding myosin heavy chain, non-muscle, which yields MFKLRRKSNKIKAVFKLQFQATQVPNMKKSVLMVALVPDDVGKPTVKLEKVAVQDGTCLWENPIFESVKLAKDTKSGKLQEKIYHFIVSTGSSKSGFLGESSIDFADFAAETEPLTVSLPLKFANSGAILHVTIQNVEGVHADQSSFRNGEDNGNGSSRHLLSICSADEGSHNVDKDFPQLLPPLRQNSMPSRGTIEAIATRAQMHRRSMGSVSDRSLGDYWRKSLEDTLPQERLQEPPDNVTENLKSEIASLKTKVEESELELQSLQKLMEKECSRGQSMSRQIISLRDERNTIKTKYEQLISQKNLNNVTKSSKALQTEIADARQQLEATKEELVYEREFSSNLQLQLQKTQNSNSELLLAVRELEAMLEQKNKELLENTKEHDYATELGLLKQKTADQNGEIDNCYKQREELNEHIKELHFECELLKKENLGISLRLRHGEAQKIVWQNKHSASLATIEQLESQVQRLEEKIKNQADDFSETLIYINELENQVSDLERELTTQAEKFEKDLHAMQCAKNEQEERATQAEETLIKTRHSNDLTCQCFQKVEENEKKTMDAYAEADELRKQNKLMEEMLQKCNQELRLITNHNESKLQQLLNQIDSKQKAIEMMSQELEIKSKQLEDVQRHRDEQYDALLKQIQLLRIEITKLVAEEHALSKTEPKEHISTMLMQENNDEEIRLGTLMSEVEILKTQHNELKHRLHMEQAEKENMKKKISQLEGELNKKEEDLSAVERRLENSNGQATATNINLASWHYDSAAYCSSTNEYNRISKSEMHKEMDDANTPVDKSEIGRTICISAENKVYLASHTSEVKTCLENEVIVFNNDNAGEFHTNKLLNEVEVLKEMNRYMGTQLKEMEERYSEISLKFAEVEGERQQLVMALRNFRNGKN from the exons ATGTTTAAGTTACGGAGAAAGAGTAACAAGATTAAAGCTGTATTCAAACTGCAATTTCAGGCAACTCAG GTGCCAAATATGAAAAAGTCTGTACTGATGGTAGCTTTGGTGCCGGACGATGTTGGGAAGCCAACGGTGAAACTAGAGAAAGTTGCTGTCCAGGATGGAACCTGTTTATGGGAGAATCCAATTTTTGAATCAGTTAAACTCGCTAAGGACACAAAATCAGGAAAACTTCAGGAGAAAATCTACCATTTTATTGTTTCAACT GGATCTTCAAAATCTGGCTTTCTTGGAGAATCCTCGATTGACTTTGCTGATTTTGCTGCAGAAACTGAGCCACTGACTGTGTCCCTACCTCTAAAGTTTGCGAATTCAGGCGCAATCCTGCAT GTGACAATTCAGAATGTGGAAGGGGTTCATGCAGATCAAAG TAGTTTCAGAAATGGGGAAGATAATGGAAATGGAAGCTCAAGACACCTACTTAGCATTTGCAGTGCAGATGAAGGTTCACATAATGTTGATAAA GATTTTCCCCAGCTATTACCACCCTTGAGACAAAATTCAATGCCATCAAGAGGAACTATTGAGGCCATTGCAACAAGAGCTCAAATGCATAGGAGGTCAATGGGTTCAGTATCAGATAGGAGTTTAGGTGACTACTGGAGAAAAAGCCTGGAAGATACTCTTCCTCAAGAAAGATTACAAGAGCCTCCAGATAATGTCACTGAGAACCTCAAAAGTGAAATTGCTTCTCTAAAGACGAAAGTGGAAGAATCAGAACTAGAGTTACAATCGCTTCAGAAGCTGATGGAAAAGGAATGCAGTCGAGGACAAAGTATGTCCAGACAAATAATCAGCCTTAGAGATGAGAGAAATACAATCAAAACTAAATATGAGCAACTCATATCCCAGAAAAACCTCAACAATGTGACCAAATCTTCAAAAGCCTTGCAGACTGAGATTGCAGATGCTAGGCAGCAGTTAGAAGCAACAAAGGAAGAGCTTGTTTATGAAAGAGAGTTTAGTTCTAATCTTCAATTGCAACTCCAAAAGACACAAAACTCAAACTCTGAGCTGCTTTTGGCAGTGAGAGAACTTGAAGCAATGCTAGAACAAAAGAATAAGGAATTGTTGGAAAATACTAAAGAGCATGATTATGCCACAGAATTAGGTCTCTTGAAGCAGAAAACTGCAGACCAGAATGGTGAGATAGACAATTGTTATAAGCAACGTGAAGAGCTAAATGAACATATAAAAGAGCTCCACTTTGAATGTGAGCTTCTGAAGAAAGAAAACCTGGGTATCTCTTTGAGATTAAGACATGGAGAAGCACAAAAAATTGTTTGGCAAAATAAACATTCAGCTTCTTTGGCAACTATAGAACAACTTGAATCACAAGTACAGAGATTagaagaaaagataaagaatcaGGCAGATGATTTTTCAGAGACTTTGATTTACATCAATGAACTTGAAAATCAAGTCAGTGACTTGGAGAGAGAACTGACAACTCAAGCAGAAAAATTCGAAAAAGATTTACATGCCATGCAATGTGCAAAAAATGAGCAGGAAGAAAGGGCCACCCAAGCAGAGGAAACATTGATAAAAACAAGACACAGCAATGATCTCACATGTCAGTGTTTTCAgaaagtagaagaaaatgaaaagaagacCATGGATGCTTATGCAGAAGCTGATGAATTGCGGAAACAGAACAAACTAATGGAAGAAATGCTCCAGAAATGCAATCAAGAGCTCAGGCTTATTACAAATCACAATGAATCAAAACTGCAACAGCTCTTGAACCAAATAGATTCAAAACAGAAGGCAATAGAAATGATGTCACAAGAACTAGAGATTAAGTCCAAACAACTTGAAGATGTACAAAGGCATAGGGATGAACAGTATGATGCATTATTGAAGCAAATTCAATTGCTCAGAATTGAAATTACAAAGCTGGTGGCAGAGGAGCATGCATTATCTAAAACTGAGCCAAAAGAGCACATATCTACGATGTTAATGCAAGAGAACAATGATGAGGAGATAAGGCTTGGCACCCTAATGTCAGAAGTAGAAATCCTTAAGACCCAGCACAATGAATTAAAACATAGATTGCACATGGAACAAGCagagaaagaaaatatgaagaaaaaaatatctcaattagaAGGAGAGCTgaataagaaggaagaagatCTAAGTGCTGTAGAAAGGAGGCTCGAGAATAGCAATGGACAAGCAACAGCCACAAATATTAATTTGGCTTCATGGCACTACGACAGTGCTGCATATTGTTCTTCCACTAATGAATACAATAGGATTTCAAAATCAGAAATGCACAAG GAAATGGATGATGCAAACACCCCTGTTGACAAGTCTGAAATAGGAAGAACGATATGCATTTCAGCTGAGAACAAAGTTTATCTAGCATCACACACAAG TGAAGTGAAAACTTGCTTGGAAAATGAGGTTATCGTCTTCAATAATGATAATGCTGGCGAGTTTCATACAAATAAATTGTTGAATGAAGTGGAAGTACTTAAGGAAATGAATAGATATATGGGAACTCAGCtgaaagaaatggaagaaaGATATTCAGAGATTAGTCTTAAGTTCGCAGAGGTAGAGGGAGAAAGACAACAGCTTGTTATGGCTCTACGTAATTTCAGGAATGGTAAGAACTAG
- the LOC102663374 gene encoding protein SHORTAGE IN CHIASMATA 1 — protein MRTRFLNNDYFALPPPQTFPFLHLPVPRLLPPPPYAVYHHLRFGPPIPLSLHLDPFPVDAVLSTFLSAVLPHRIHTAPSNPPQEAEVIFEECVSEVDIKFSNESKTIALNDKNDDVYEAIQFETPELDAFLENVYVTETERMQMLSQTSEVENSLDMLKPEPSRQYPYEALESVSLVEDVISEYLMGGNAYSLEDNISVHHQPHSDKNKFLILEVDEETLGIPTRFSLVEIVDSYFENIRSQNFDELYQSVIEGKELLGSMKHNMMEFFSDECVSKKSLELSDLFPERDFMNLLETELVDRNIGLQRTWHANSDLILNLVTFQEFAFLDKDLMQTFEAFYDTKASDDLVTYEWMFKKEFNFKSFDELIVSNEIALTDDTFKSLPVPVIYDHIKMITLHDIIVEQFSSLKTRPLSASDGIYLNWDLLEEDKCNCKISNWYQNILAKIDLNNQDFGGTSFDDGKLVFDLVFCDDTIDECDIKQNEELKKLLSDCMPLLDNHPVEVASGKILEHVSSKQESQEQLPERKERASLLFKSMSEISNLDYFLNPQKATDKGNCNYTVESSNVNVSIPKVSSNESKVGTQSQGFHTVLHRVKLSNNIVTLAGYFEKSYLAILHSDTEMTKMHNSDADYLKLLGLQKHKLIEYHINGNQMAFVVLCAIKQAAWYLCFYGLHPAFFYLDKLCQNLEYLKSKLGFLQSLIKDEKGKVDNNVTMAHPSLTIVKEILQSYIKQNSLKTLIVAEEVFWYSLKNLLLSLGLSFIALNDSCRNQPCANTVSEDTDTKMKELLISDCLLVSHKHVSPLFPLNKFDIILEYGGSYDSSRISKLSQNLVGLPHLHFLRVELDGHAALKALCEGVEMLPNIEMSMGSETHLIFNHKVSMMNQNLERLLNFCPVEQSYDKKSSKVAPEADNHMPLVPAVKTEHGHKSMEVFPGTVMIVNTQNVDKEMIMSRRSSYLVILAMEKEGIQVVERDLDLPVDIILSSAICLAWYDSRNLGKKSTPATEASSSLPLCIENIATDVLTLLSFYFRGCFLVFEGELNFLSTVMESSDGLYAAATSLGIDLQIFFSYSPELTNEVIVSCIKSANNMNRGLYPKMPDSVTLAESFLTEFPGINPLTAHSILSSGVKLNEFLVWSHEQRMHVLEKYHVPDESISLFSVFCRYGEREDSKSIMTDCSSSVSSGLDSDWCCLYQVENERKRKNPISSHQIDELCLDELLQFETLNQVVEAAPDSSTLPKPFDFVMSKNAGRSSDLANASLSMSEFFGQKQSTGAATMRNLSGVSYSAGNCKAPNKSEQLKQPSLSLKNKELAQNEILGTALMGKGVNWHNFSNSKKLHEDIRGEVVDLTDSPLFDKRFAIPDSMYFTSLMAEKEKDLMRTNKIARKLSFDNSSHPETNSSKIWRSLKDKRGEVDNYPEPDFREDIFPLDFKPRENIGFTQASMRNLEESPFKEELSHLGETPFSYARQSASILKNSPWTIEFINKVKEKSRLRQKSLSSENSGPYFGYPGSMSKTSKRRSPSVIDLFKNQPNRTSGNVPKQKRQKRSGPSSNSVKKARDSTSSCTPCDKKSTKTLTFGRYGSGGQTRLVWSDKKDLCQAQ, from the exons ATGCGAACTCGCTTTCTCAACAATGACTACTTCGCTCTCCCTCCACCTCAAACCTTCCCCTTCCTCCACCTCCCCGTCCCTCGCCTCCTTCCGCCGCCGCCATACGCCGTCTACCACCACCTCCGCTTTGGTCCTCCGATCCCCCTCTCCCTCCACCTCGACCCCTTCCCCGTTGACGCCGTGCTCTCCACCTTCCTCTCCGCCGTCCTACCTCACCGAATCCACACAGCTCCGTCGAATCCCCCG CAAGAGGCGGAGGTTATCTTCGAAGAATGTGTCTCCGAAGTTGATATCAAATTTTCGAAT GAGAGTAAAACTATTGCTCTCAATGATAAGAACGATGATGTTTATGAGGCGATTCAATTCGAAACACCAGAGCTTGACGCGTTCTTG GAAAATGTTTATGTCACTGAGACGGAGAGGATGCAAATGCTGTCTCAAACTTCAGAAGTTGAAAATAGCCTG GACATGCTCAAGCCTGAACCATCAAGGCAATACCCGTATGAGGCTCTGGAATCAGTATCTTTGGTAGAAGATGTAATTTCAGAGTACTTGATGGGGGGAAATGCATATTCTCTAGAAGATAATATTTCTGTTCATCACCAGCCACACTCTGATAAAAACAAATTCCTTATTTTGGAAGTGGATGAGGAAACTTTGGGAATTCCCACGCGCTTCTCTTTGGTAGAAATTGTTGActcatattttgaaaatatcagATCTCAAAATTTTGATGAACTATATCAATCTGTAATAGAGGGCAAGGAGCTTTTGGGTTCTATGAAGCATAACATGATGGAGTTTTTCTCAGATGAGTGTGTATCAAAGAAGAGTCTGGAGTTATCTGATCTGTTTCCTGAAAGGGATTTTATGAATTTGCTGGAAACTGAACTTGTTGATAGGAATATTGGCCTGCAAAGGACATGGCATGCTAACAGTGATTTGATACTGAATCTTGTTACCTTCCAAGAGTTTGCGTTCCTTGACAAAGACTTAATGCAAACCTTTGAAGCTTTCTATGACACAAAAGCTTCAGATGATCTAGTAACATACGAGTGGATGTTTAAGAAAGAGTTTAACTTCAAGAGTTTTGATGAATTGATTGTTAGTAATGAGATAGCACTAACAGATGACACGTTCAAATCACTGCCTGTACCTGTTATCTATGATCACATAAAGATGATAACTCTACATGACATCATCGTAGAACAATTTTCCAGCTTGAAGACCCGACCTCTCTCTGCCTCTGATGGGATTTACTTAAACTGGGATCTACTTGAAGAAGATAAGTGCAATTGCAAAATCTCTAACTGGTATCAGAACATATTGGCCAAGATAGATCTGAACAACCAAGATTTTGGAGGAACATCTTTTGATGATGGAAAATTGGTATTTGATCTAGTTTTCTGTGATGATACCATAGATGAATGTGACATTAAACAAAATGAAGAGTTGAAGAAGTTGCTTTCTGATTGCATGCCTCTACTTGATAATCATCCTGTAGAAGTTGCTTCAGGAAAAATTTTAGAACATGTATCTTCTAAACAAGAAAGTCAAGAACAATTACCTGAAAGAAAGGAGAGGGCTTCATTGTTATTTAAATCTATGTCAGAAATCAGCAATCTTGATTATTTCTTAAACCCTCAAAAAGCGACTGATAAGGGGAATTGTAATTATACAGTAGAGTCCAGTAATGTTAATGTTAGTATTCCAAAAGTTTCATCCAATGAATCGAAGGTTGGTACACAGTCACAAGGATTCCATACTGTTCTGCATAGAGTTAAGTTGTCCAATAATATTGTGACCCTTGCTGGATATTTTGAAAAAAGCTATCTAGCCATTTTGCACAGTGATACAGAGATGACAAAAATGCATAACTCGGATGCagattatttaaaattgttgGGTCTTCAAAAGCACAAGCTGATTGAATACCATATAAATGGAAACCAAATGGCATTTGTCGTGTTATGTGCTATTAAACAGGCTGCTTGGTACTTGTGTTTCTATGGTCTCCATCCAGCATTCTTTTATTTAGACAAATTATGTCAAAACTTGGAGTATTTGAAATCAAAGTTAGGCTTCCTCCAATCTTTGATCAAAGATGAAAAGGGGAAGGTGGACAACAATGTTACTATGGCACACCCGTCATTAACAATTGTCAAGGAGATTTTACAATCATACATCAAACAGAATAGTTTGAAAACTTTGATTGTGGCGGAAGAAGTATTTTGGTATTCATTGAAAAATCTCCTCCTTTCCCTGGGGTTATCATTCATTGCACTAAATGATTCTTGTAGAAATCAGCCATGTGCCAATACTGTGTCTGAGGACACAGATACTAAAATGAAAGAACTTCTGATTTCAGACTGCTTGTTGGTTTCACACAA GCATGTTTCTCCCTTGTTTCCATTGAACAAATTTGACATTATCTTGGAATATGGAGGTTCATATGACTCATCTAGGATATCTAAGCTTTCACAAAACTTGGTTGGATTGCCTCATCTTCACTTTTTGAGGGTTGAATTGGATGGCCATGCTGCTCTCAAAGCACTCTGCGAAGGTGTTGAAATGCTCCCAAACATTGAAATGTCAATG GGAAGTGAGACTCATCTTATTTTCAATCATAAGGTAAGTATGATGAACCAGAACTTGGAGAGACTACTGAACTTTTGTCCTGTGGAGCAAAGCTATGATAAAAAATCTTCCAAGGTTGCACCTGAAGCAGATAATCACATGCCGCTAGTTCCTGCTGTGAAAACTGAGCATGGCCATAAAAGCATGGAAGTTTTTCCTGGAACAGTTATGATCGTAAATACTCAAAATGTAGATAAGGAAATGATAATGTCTAGAAGAAGCTCTTACCTGGTAATTCTTGCtatggagaaagaaggaattCAAGTTGTTGAACGTGATTTAGATTTGCCTGTGGATATTATATTAAGTTCTGCTATTTGCTTGGCATGGTATGATAGTAGAAACCTCGGGAAGAAATCAACTCCAGCGACTGAAGCGTCCTCAAGCTTGCCTTTATGTATTGAGAATATTGCCACAGATGTTCTGACATTGCTTAGTTTTTACTTCCGTGGTTGCTTTCTG GTGTTTGAAGGAGAGCTTAACTTTCTTTCAACTGTAATGGAATCCTCAGATGGACTTTATGCTGCAGCAACAAGCCTAGGAATTGATTTGCAGATATTCTTCTCTTACTCACCTGAGTTGACAAATGAAGTTATTGTAAGCTGCATTAAGAGTGCTAACAATATGAATAGGGGTCTGTATCCTAAAATGCCTGACTCAGTGACTCTTGCCGAGTCATTTCTTACAGAATTTCCTGGAATAAATCCTTTAACTGCACACTCTATACTATCTTCAGGGGTCAAGCTTAATGAGTTTCTTGTGTGGTCACATGAGCAAAGGATGCATGTTTTAGAAAAGTATCATGTCCCAGACGAAAGTATTTCTCTATTCAGTGTTTTCTGCAGATATGGGGAACGGGAGGACTCAAAATCCATAATGACAGATTGCTCCTCTTCAGTATCTTCTGGTCTGGACTCAGATTGGTGTTGTTTATATCaagttgaaaatgaaagaaaaaggaaaaatcctATAAGTAGTCATCAGATAGATGAACTATGTTTGGATGAATTGTTGCAATTTGAGACATTAAATCAAGTAGTTGAGGCTGCGCCGGATTCCTCTACCTTGCCAAAaccttttgattttgttatgtCAAAAAATGCTGGAAGATCCAGTGACTTAGCAAACGCAAGTTTGTCCATGAGTGAGTTTTTCGGTCAAAAGCAAAGCACCGGTGCAGCTACAATGAGAAACCTTTCTGGAGTCTCTTATTCAGCAGGGAACTGCAAAGCTCCCAACAAATCAGAGCAACTGAAACAACCCAGtttatccttgaaaaataaagagtTGGCTCAAAATGAAATACTGGGTACTGCTTTGATGGGCAAAGGTGTGAATTGGCATAACTTTAGTAATTCAAAGAAGCTGCATGAAGACATTAGAGGTGAGGTGGTGGACTTGACTGATAGCCCCTTATTTGATAAACGCTTTGCCATTCCTGATTCCATGTATTTCACAAGTTTGAtggcagagaaagagaaagatctGATGAGAACGAATAAAATTGCAAGGAAATTGTCATTTGATAATAGTAGTCACCCAGAAACCAACTCATCAAAAATATGGAGATCCTTAAAAGACAAACGGGGAGAAGTTGACAACTACCCTGAACCAGATTTTCGAGAAGATATATTTCCTCTTGATTTCAAGCCCCGTGAAAACATTGGCTTTACTCAGGCATCGATGAGAAACTTAGAAGAATCACCATTCAAGGAGGAACTGTCACATTTGGGAGAAACTCCATTCTCATATGCCCGCCAGTCTGCTAGTATATTAAAGAATTCACCTTGGACGATTGAGTTTAttaataaagtaaaagaaaagagcAGATTGCGTCAaaaatcattatcaagtgagAACTCTGGCCCTTATTTTGGGTACCCCGGGAGCATGTCCAAAACTTCTAAGCGAAGAAGTCCTTCCGTAATTGATTTGTTTAAGAACCAACCTAATAGAACATCTGGAAATGTTCCGAAACAGAAGAGACAGAAGCGATCGGGACCATCTTCAAACTCGGtcaagaaagcaagagattcCACTTCATCATGTACTCCTTGTGATAAGAAATCAACGAAG ACACTGACCTTTGGGAGGTACGGAAGTGGAGGCCAAACAAGACTAGTTTGGAGTGACAAAAAAGACTTATGCCAGGCACAATAA